In a genomic window of Chrysemys picta bellii isolate R12L10 chromosome 1, ASM1138683v2, whole genome shotgun sequence:
- the LOC135978695 gene encoding uncharacterized protein LOC135978695, which translates to MQSSPAVMAVQSGNRKRAPAWTDREVLDLIAVWGDESVLSELRSKRRNAKIYEKISKDMAERGYSRDATQCRVKIKELRQGYQKTKEANGRSGSHPQTSRFYEALHSILGAAATTTPPVTVDSEDGILSTAGSSDMLGDGEDEEGDEEGEAVGSSHNADFPDSQDLFITLTEIPYEASPAITPDTESGEGSATPSATVSQPSLESHSQRLARIRRRKKRTREDMFSELMASSQAQAAQQTQWRENLTRMHQANMDREERWRQEDQQATQTLLGLLREQTDTLRRLVDVLQERRQEDRAPLQSISNRPPPPPSPIPTSPKVQRRRGGRVPANSHSTPAESSSSRRLSFPKI; encoded by the exons atgcagagctctccagcagtgatggccgtgcagtctgggaatagaaagagagccccagcatggactgatcgtgaagtcttggatctcatcgctgtgtggggcgatgagtccgtgctttccgagctgcgatccaaaagaaggaatgcaaagatctacgagaagatctctaaagacatggcagagagaggatacagccgggatgcaacgcagtgccgcgtgaaaatcaaggagctgagacaaggctaccagaagaccaaagaggcaaacggacgctccggatcccatccccagacatcccgtttctacgaggcactgcattccatcctcggtgctgccgccaccactaccccaccagtgaccgtggactctgaggatgggatactgtccacggccggttcctcagacatgttaggggacggggaagatgaggaaggagatgaggagggcgaggcagttggcagctctcacaacgctgatttccccgacagccaggatctcttcatcacccttacagagatcccctacgaagcgtccccagccattaccccggacacagaatctggtgaaggatcagcca ccccgtctgcgactgtctcacaacctagcctggaatcacactcccagaggctagcgcggattaggcgtaggaagaagaggacacgggaggacatgttctctgagcttatggcctcttcccaagcccaggcagcacagcagacccagtggcgggagaacttgacccgaatgcaccaagccaacatggatcgggaggagaggtggcggcaggaagaccagcaggcgactcaaacgctgcttggactactgagggagcaaacggacacgctccggcgccttgtggatgttctgcaggaacggaggcaggaggacagagccccgctgcagtccatctctaaccgccctcccccgccaccaagtcccatacccacctcacccaaagtgcaaagaaggagaggcggcagagtccctgctaactctcactccacccctgcagagagctctagtagcagaaggctctcatttcccaaaatttga